The sequence below is a genomic window from Sphingobium sp. EP60837.
TCGCGCAGACGCATCTGCATAGCCATGCGGTTTTCCACGCCGGTCAGGCTGTCGAACCGCGCCAGCCGCTCAAACTTTGTGGCGAGCTGCGTCTTTTCATGCTTGCCCTGCAGCGCTTCGACAACGATGCGATGGGTCGTCCGGCTGATTTCCGCCATCGCGAAGATCATCAGGAACAGCATCGTCGCCAGCACCCAGTAGCCTAGGCCGCCTGCGATGGTGAGGCCCAGCGTTGTCGGGAGAAGCGCGAAGCAGGTCTGGCCGATGGCGATATGAACCCGGCCAGCATTGCGTCCCGCGATGCCGCCCGAATAGGCGGCGACAAGACATACGCTCAGCATATGCAATGATGCGTCCCCGGTCAGCGTCAGCGTCGCAAAGGCGAGCAGGCCTAGCAGCGCGGCATAGCCCCAGGCGCCCAGTTCATAGGCGAGGCCCCAGATCGGCTGAGCCGGGCCGTCCTGATGGGCCAATTGCCGCTGGAAATAGACGGCAGATACCGATCGACTAAGCGCGACGAGGACGATCAGCGCCGCAATTGCAGTGATCTCTATACGATGCGCATTATAGGCGATGACGAAGCTGAGCGCTCCGCCCGCCAACGCGCCGATCATCAGCGAAGCAGGCGAGGCATAGAGCGATTTGACGAGACTGTCCTGGACCTCAGCGCTCTGCTGAGTATCGAGCGCAAGGCGCGCGCGCAATATTGCGCTCCAGTGGCGGAAGAGGCGTGACACGTTCTCGCCATCATTGGCGAAACATGATTTCCAATTGGTAAATTCACCCCAACAAAGATCGCCGGAATGGAGGCTCTTGGATCACCTGGCGAGGTGATTCTGTAAGCGTGATGACGCATCCCCTCACCGAGCCCTCTCTTCCTAAAAGGCAGAGGGATCAGGTCGCGACATCACTTAAACATCGACGAGAAAAGGCCGGTGGATCTCTCCACCGGCCCTTCCTCATTCGCTTGAGCGAAGGACTTAGAAGTCCATGCCGCCCATGCCACCCATGCCGCCGCCGGGCATGCCCATCGGCGCCTTGTCGTCGGCGGGCAGTTCGGCGATGGTCGCCTCGGTGGTGATCAGCAGGCCGGCGACCGAAGCCGCATCCTGCAGGGCAGCGCGAACGACCTTGGTGGGATCGATGACGCCAGCGGCGACAAGGTTCTCATAAGTGTCGGTCGCGGCGTTGAAGCCCTGGGTCTCGTCATTTTCACGCAGCAGGTTGCCGGCGACGACGGCACCGTCCACGCCCGCATTCTGGGCGATCTGGCGCAGCGGCGCTTCAATCGCCTTGCGGATGATGTCGATACCACGGGTCTGGTCGTCGTTGGCGCCCTTGAGGCCTTCGAGAGCCTTGGTCGCGTACAGCAGGGCCGTGCCGCCGCCGGGGACGATGCCTTCTTCAACGGCTGCGCGGGTTGCGTGCAGCGCGTCATCGACGCGGTCCTTGCGCTCCTTCACTTCGACTTCCGAAGCACCGCCGACCTTGATGACGGCGACGCCGCCAGCCAGCTTGGCCAGACGCTCCTGAAGCTTTTCACGATCATAGTCGGACGTCGTCGTCTCGATCTGAGCGCGGATCTGCTCGGTGCGGCCCTTGATCGCATCGCCTTCGCCGGCGCCATCGACGATGGTGGTGTTGTCCTTATCGATCGTGATGCGCTTGGCGGTGCCGAGCATGCCGAGGGTGACGTTTTCGAGCTTGATGCCGAGGTCTTCGGAGATCACTTCGCCCTTGGTCAGGACGGCGATGTCTTCCAGCATGGCCTTGCGGCGGTCGCCGAAGCCAGGCGCCTTGACCGCAGCGACCTTCAGGCCGCCACGCAGCTTATTGACGACCAGGGTCGCCAGCGCTTCGCCCTCGATATCCTCAGCGATGATCAGCAGGGGACGGCCCGACTGAACGACGGCTTCGAGGATCGGCAGGATCGACTGCAGGTTCGACAGCTTCTTTTCGTGGATCAGGATGTAAGGGTCGGCCAGTTCGACTGCCATCTTTTCCGGATTGGTCACGAAGTAAGGCGACAGGTAGCCGCGGTCGAACTGCATGCCTTCAACGACGTCCAGTTCGAATTCGAGGCCCTTGGCTTCCTCGACGGTGATCACGCCTTCCTTGCCGACGCGCTCCATCGCTTCGGCGATCTTTTCGCCCACGACGGTGTCGCCATTGGCCGAAATGATGCCGACCTGAGCGATTTCCTTGGTTCCGGAAACCGGCTTCGAACGGGACTTCAGGTTCTCGACGATCTTGGTCACGGCGAGGTCGATGCCGCGCTTCAGGTCCATCGGGTTCATGCCGGCGGCAACCGACTTCATGCCTTCGCGAACGATCGCCTGGGCGAGAACGGTCGCGGTCGTGGTGCCGTCACCGGCGATGTCGTTGGTCTTCGAAGCAACTTCGCGGACCATCTGGGCGCCCATATTCTCGAACTTGTCCTTCAGTTCGATTTCCTTGGCGACCGAAACACCGTCCTTGGTGATGCGGGGCGCGCCGAAGCTCTTGTCGATGACGACGTTACGGCCCTTCGGGCCCAGGGTCACCTTGACCGCGTCGGCCAGGATGTCGACGCCGCGCAGGATGCGCTCACGAGCGTCACGCGAAAACTTTACGTCCTTCGCTGCCATGATCTTTTACCTCTCTTGAGAATTGCAAATCTTGCGAAGTTCACACCGTTACAGGGCACGAATTCCGCCGAAAATTGGAATGCGGTATCCGGTTCGCAGCTTTACGCGACGACGCCCAGAATGTCCGATTCCTTCATGATCAGCAGGTCTTCACCATCGACCTTCACTTCGGTGCCCGACCACTTGCCGAACAGGATGCGGTCGCCAGCCTTGACGTCCAGCGGGGTCACCTTGCCATCTTCCGACTTGCTGCCGGTGCCGACGGCGACGATTTCGCCTTCCTGCGGCTTTTCCTTGGCGGTGTCGGGGATGATGATGCCGCCTGCAGTCTTCTCTTCCGCCTCTACGCGACGGACGAGAACGCGGTCATGCAACGGACGAAATGCCATGTTGAGTGCCTTTCCCTCTGTTTGGGATGGGTCTGGCGTAGGATCGCCGGGCCGTTGCCCGGAACGAATCCGCATACGCACATTCCTTCTCCCGAATGAACCATGTGCTGTTAGCACTCTCTTTTGAAGAGTGCCAGCGTGGCGGAATATGGAACGACGAATTTATCGGTCAAGGGATCAAATGCAGATTTTTTCAGCTGACCCGGCGTGACAGCCGGGAAGCCGCGCGGGTTCTGCGCCCGGAAGCTGCTCTTGTCACGCGGCCAGCGCCAGCTTGCGGGATTGTTGCGACCATCTCCATCGGCGAGGCGGTTGCGGCTCGTGCTTCCGTTGCTTACTTGCAAAGCCATCTCGCACGATGGGAGCATTCGCCGAATGACCGATAGCTACACCCCGCCCCGCGTTTGGACATGGGACAAGGATAATGGCGGCGCCTTCGCCAACATCAACCGGCCGATCGCCGGGCCTACCCATGACAAGGAATTGCCCGTCGGCAAGCATCCCCTGCAGCTTTATTCGCTAGGCACGCCCAACGGGCAGAAGGTGACGATCCTGCTCGAAGAATTGCTGGCCGCGGGACATCAGGGCGCAGAATATGACGCCTGGCTGATCAACATCGGATCGGGCGACCAGTTCGGCAGCGGCTTCGTATCGGTCAATCCGAACAGCAAGATCCCGGCGCTGATGGATCACAGCGTCTCGCCGCCGCAGCGCGTGTTCGAATCGGGCGCGATCCTCCTCTACCTTGCCGAGAAATTCGGCGCTTTCCTGCCAAAGGACCCGGCGAAGCGCGCCGCTACGCTGTCCTGGCTGTTCTGGCAGATGGGCAGCGCGCCGCTTCTGGGTGGGGGCTTTGGCCATTTCTTCGCCTATGCGCCAGAAAAGATCGAATATGCGATCAACCGCTACGCGATGGAGGTGAAGCGGCAGTTCGACGTGCTCGACCGCCAGTTGGCCGAGAATGAATTTGTGGCGGGCGATGAATATACGATCGCCGATATCGCGATCTGGCCCTGGTATGGCGGGCTGGCGTTGGATCGCACCTATACCGGCGCGGGAGAATTTCTGGACGTTGGGAGCTATGTGAATGTCCAGCGCTGGGCGAAGCAGATCGACGCCCGCCCGGCCGTGAAGCGCGGCCGCATCGTCAACCGCGCCAACGGACCGCTGGAAGAGCAACTGCACGAGCGGCATGACGCCAGCGATTTCGAGACGGGGACGCAGGATAAGTTGGAAGGCGCGACTTGATGCTGGGGTAATCTTCCTCGCGTCATCCCGAACCTGTCGGCAAGCTCAGGACGGGCTTGGTTGCGCCCGCTTTTCGTCCGTCATTAGCCACTTCAAGGAGCGGGACCCCGGGTCAAGCCCGGGGTGACGGGGGTGATATCGCCACTTGGCAGAGCGGCGTGCGTCCATATGTCGTCACCCCAGCGAAAGCTGGAATGACGGATAGGTTGTGGCCACCTACCCCGCTGCTTTCACAATCTCCGCCCAAGCCGCTTCGTCGATCACCTCGATCCCCAAAGCCGCAGCCTGCTTCAGCTTCGATCCCGCGCCCGGACCGGCCACCACCAGGTCGGTCTTGGCGCTGACCGATCCAGCCGCTTTCGCTCCCAGCCGTTCCGCCTGCGCCTTGGCCTCGTCGCGGCTCATGGTTTCCAGCTTGCCGGTGAACACCACGGTCTTGCCGGTGACCGCGCTCACGGTAGTTTCGACCACATAATCGGGCGGCGACACTTCGGACAGCAGGTCGTCCCATGCTTCCCGGTTATGCGGTTCATGGAAGAAGTCGGCCAAGGCATGGCCTACCGCAGACCCCACATTTTCAACGCCGATCATCTCGGCAATCGCCTTGTCGAGCCGATTGCGAAAGCGCGCCTCTTCTTCACCGGAGAGACGGGGCGTCGCGTCACGCAGGACGATGATCTCCTCCGCCAGGACGCGGACGCCCGCGAGGCTGGTGTAGCGCTTCAACAAGTCCCGCGCGGTCACCGCGCCGATATGGCGGATGCCGAGACCGAACAGCAGCCGCGCGGCGTCAGGCTGCCGCTTTGCTTCGATCGCGGCGAGCAGATTATCGACCGAC
It includes:
- the yghU gene encoding glutathione-dependent disulfide-bond oxidoreductase, which gives rise to MTDSYTPPRVWTWDKDNGGAFANINRPIAGPTHDKELPVGKHPLQLYSLGTPNGQKVTILLEELLAAGHQGAEYDAWLINIGSGDQFGSGFVSVNPNSKIPALMDHSVSPPQRVFESGAILLYLAEKFGAFLPKDPAKRAATLSWLFWQMGSAPLLGGGFGHFFAYAPEKIEYAINRYAMEVKRQFDVLDRQLAENEFVAGDEYTIADIAIWPWYGGLALDRTYTGAGEFLDVGSYVNVQRWAKQIDARPAVKRGRIVNRANGPLEEQLHERHDASDFETGTQDKLEGAT
- the groES gene encoding co-chaperone GroES translates to MAFRPLHDRVLVRRVEAEEKTAGGIIIPDTAKEKPQEGEIVAVGTGSKSEDGKVTPLDVKAGDRILFGKWSGTEVKVDGEDLLIMKESDILGVVA
- the groL gene encoding chaperonin GroEL (60 kDa chaperone family; promotes refolding of misfolded polypeptides especially under stressful conditions; forms two stacked rings of heptamers to form a barrel-shaped 14mer; ends can be capped by GroES; misfolded proteins enter the barrel where they are refolded when GroES binds), which translates into the protein MAAKDVKFSRDARERILRGVDILADAVKVTLGPKGRNVVIDKSFGAPRITKDGVSVAKEIELKDKFENMGAQMVREVASKTNDIAGDGTTTATVLAQAIVREGMKSVAAGMNPMDLKRGIDLAVTKIVENLKSRSKPVSGTKEIAQVGIISANGDTVVGEKIAEAMERVGKEGVITVEEAKGLEFELDVVEGMQFDRGYLSPYFVTNPEKMAVELADPYILIHEKKLSNLQSILPILEAVVQSGRPLLIIAEDIEGEALATLVVNKLRGGLKVAAVKAPGFGDRRKAMLEDIAVLTKGEVISEDLGIKLENVTLGMLGTAKRITIDKDNTTIVDGAGEGDAIKGRTEQIRAQIETTTSDYDREKLQERLAKLAGGVAVIKVGGASEVEVKERKDRVDDALHATRAAVEEGIVPGGGTALLYATKALEGLKGANDDQTRGIDIIRKAIEAPLRQIAQNAGVDGAVVAGNLLRENDETQGFNAATDTYENLVAAGVIDPTKVVRAALQDAASVAGLLITTEATIAELPADDKAPMGMPGGGMGGMGGMDF